The following coding sequences lie in one Terriglobia bacterium genomic window:
- the tuf gene encoding elongation factor Tu (EF-Tu; promotes GTP-dependent binding of aminoacyl-tRNA to the A-site of ribosomes during protein biosynthesis; when the tRNA anticodon matches the mRNA codon, GTP hydrolysis results; the inactive EF-Tu-GDP leaves the ribosome and release of GDP is promoted by elongation factor Ts; many prokaryotes have two copies of the gene encoding EF-Tu), producing the protein MPGDNVNLEIELITPVAMEKGLRFAIREGGRTVGAGTLTEIVQ; encoded by the coding sequence TGATGCCGGGGGACAACGTGAATTTGGAAATCGAGTTGATCACGCCGGTGGCGATGGAAAAGGGACTGCGCTTCGCCATCCGCGAAGGCGGCCGCACCGTCGGCGCCGGAACCCTGACCGAGATTGTGCAGTAA